GAAGAAGGATGGTATTCGCCCGACAGACAGGACCCGAACCGCTCCAGATGCTGCTGTTTTCTGTCCGCGAGAACAGCGAACAACTCCCGTGCTCGATCGTCGGGTTCGCTGAATGTCCACTGAGAGTACAGCGACTTCGCACCGTAGAGACCGTTACACGCCAATTCGATGGCTCCTCGCTCGTCGGATGGGGATTCGAGAAGTGCTAATAGCCACTGCTCCGAGTGATACAGGTCGAACGCCATCTCGTTAGCGGTCCGAATTTCGGTCAAATCCACAAGTAGATAGTATTAACATCATATAATATTATTTTGGCGATTTCTATGCTGGATCGAGCGGACACGGCACCACGTCGAAAGTCGCTCGCTCGCATCACTCTCGTTACGCGTCACAGCTGTAGAGCCAGTCGACGAGCTCCATTATCACCGCTTCAAACACAGATGTCGTATCCCCCGTCGCTGGGATAGTGTTCAGATACGCAGGGCTGTAACTCGCCTTGTGAACCCAGTTATGGATCGTCGACCGCGCACGAGTAACGCCGAATATTTCGAGAATCGATACGGTATTCGAAAGCGAAAGACCGGCGAGATGCAACTGAATTCCCAGCTTCAGCAACAGCCGTGGCGTTGCTTCTCGCTCCACAAACTCTACGTCGATTTCGCCCAAACAACCGCCGAGGCCGGTGGAATTTGGCATGAAGCACTGAAATCACTCCGCGCCCCACGTTTCAGCCGTATCTGAACACTATCGATTAAAACCCGTAAGCGAGAACTGTGGTCACGGAGTGAACCTGCCTCGGGGTCAAGCCCCGAGACTTCCCGCTTCGGCGTCGGAACTTGCACCCTCCGAAGAAGGCACAGTGGTTCCAGACTCCACGGGCGTTCTTCCACGTTGACGAGACGCTTCGCGTCTCGTTCGCACACCAGAACGCTTCGCGTTCTGGGGACGCTGGAAAGATTCGGAGCGTCCCGCCCCTATCTTTCGGGATGGGCGTTCCGGAACGCGCCACGCCGAACGCCGGGGGTTTGTTCAGCCTCCCGTACTTACGTTCTGGCGGGCCATGTGGCCTATCACGTCCGAACAGAGGTTCGGACGAATCATAAAGCTTACGCGATTCACCCTCGCGGTCAAGCCGCGAGGCATTCTCGCTGTCTTTTCTGTAGAGGTCGCCACAAGAAAAACGCAAATGTTGAAAATCACTCTCCTCGGTGATCGATAAGAGGCACTATTGACCGTAATCTCCGATTGCGATTACTGGGCAACCGGCGCGATCGCGTCCTCGACGGCCTGTTTGACTTGGAGCGCGGCGGTCGCGGCGAGCTGGTGGGCGACTTCGTCGCGATCTTCGTCGGGGATGCCGTCGACGAGCTCCTCGGCGTCGGGCGTGAAGCCCGCGCTCACGGCCGGGCCGACGGGCGGCTGGACCGCGATCGTTCCTTCGGGACCGTCGGAGCCGGCGACGATCTGTGCGCCGACGACGTACTCGTCGGGGAGGAACTCGCGGGTCCGGGCCGCAACCGTATCGAGTCCGGCGCGGAGCTCGCGACGCTCGTCGGCCGAGAGATCGGGGACGTCGGCGTCCGCGCGCTGGCCCGCGCCGATCGCGTCCGGCCGGCCCGCGTAGGGCGTGTTTCCGTTCATGAGAAGGACAGGAACGGTACGAGCGCCCCAGTCAAAAACCTCCCGCTACAGGATCGGCTCGCTCTCGCCGTAGACCGCGAGCACGATCGCCGTCACGAACCGTCCCGAACCGTTCTCGTCGGCTATCCTGTCGGCGGTTTCGATCACGATTGCCTCGTCGTCGAACGACCACTCGCGGAGATCCCGACCCGCCGCCAACCCCGCTGTGACCGTCTCACGGACGCTCGCCGGATCGACACCCGATGCCTCGTAGAAGATCCCGCGACCCGCCTCCGTGACCGACCAGCCGAGTCCGGCAGTGGCCACGGCCGCGTCCGCCGGCTCCACGTCGTCGGCCGCGGCGCTGCCCGTCACGCTGGCCGCTCCATCACCGGCGCGCGCTTCGACCGTGGCACGCGCCTCGACCACGGTGAGACGCTCACCGACCGGACCGAGATCGGACGCGGTATCGTGGCGTTCGATGTCGCTACCGGCGGGGATCATCGAGGAGACCGAGACGAGGTTGTAGTTGTGAACGCCCGCGTCGGCGAGCGCCGTGTCGTACGACGCCATCGCCGTCGGGCCCCGACCCGTGCCGGCGACGATTCTGATGGTGCTCATGGTCGGACGGAGTGGCGCGGGGGCGAGAAGGGTTGTGATTTCGGGACGGTGCTCTCGACTCGGCTCGGTCTGGCCGTTCTCCAGTCCGCTGTCAGTGGAACGCGATCGGCTCGGCCGCGGTGTCCTCGTCCGTGACCTTCTCTAGGGCCGCCTCGAAGTCGTCCATCTCGACCTCGGTGCGCTCCTCGCGGATCGCGAACATCCCGGCCTCGGTCGCGAGACTTTCGATCTCCGCGCCGCTTCGTCCCGCGGTCAGTTCGGCGAGTTCGGCGAAGTCGACGTCGTCGGCGAGGGTCGTCCCGCGGGTGTGGATCTGGAAGATCTGCTCGCGACCCTCCGCGTCGGGCTCGGGGACCTCGATGAGCCGGTCGAACCGCCCGGGGCGGAGGATGGCGGGATCGAGCATGTCGAAGCGGTTCGTCGCGGCGATGATCGAGACGTCGCCGCGCTCGTCGAACCCGTCCATCTCGTTCAGCAGCTGCATCATCGTGCGCTGGACCTCGGCGTCGCCCGACGTTTTGGAGTCGGTGCGTTTGGCGGCGACCGCGTCGAGCTCGTCGATGAAGATCACCGCGGGCTCGTGTTCGTTCGCGAGTTCGAACAGATCGCGAACGAGGCGCGCTCCCTCGCCGATGAACTTCCGGACGAGTTCGGAGCCCGCCATCTTGATGAACGTCGCGTCCGTTCCATTGGCGACTGCCTTCGCGAGCATCGTCTTGCCCGTTCCGGGCGGACCGTGGAGCAACACGCCCGTCGGCGGCTCGATCCCCACCGTATCGAACCGTTCGGGGTCGAGCAGCGGGAGCTCGACGGCCTCGCGCACCTCGCGGATCTGGTCGTCGATCCCGCCGATGTCGCCGTAGCTCACTTCCGGGCGGGTCTCGACCTGCATCGCCTGGGCGCGCGCGTCGGTCTCGCTTGAGAGGGTCTGCTGGACGCTGAAGGAGTCGTTGACGGCAACCCGATCGCCGTTGTCGACCTCCTCTTCGAGCGTCGGCGAGATCTCGGTCAGCACCTCCTGGTTGTTGCCGTGCTGGCGCACGATCGCGCCCTCGTCGGTCAGCTCCTCGACCGTGGCGACGTACAGCGAGGAAGTCTTGAGCGTCTCGTTCTCCCGCTGGAGCCGTCCCGCCTCGCTCTCGAGTTCCTCGTGGCGCGCCTCGGCCTCGTCGAGGCGTTCGGCGAGCTCGTCGTGGACCTGCGCGATCTCCGCCAGATGCTCGTCGAGCGCCGCCACCCGCTCGTCGTCCGAGAGCTCGGGGTCGAGATCGAGCCGGGGCCGGTCGGGGAGGGAGGGGCTGTGGGACATTCGGTGCCCGCTGGTAGGGGCCGTGTGTTAAAAGTCCCTTTGGGTTCGGGAGAATTATGGGGCTCAGGCGAGACGCTCGAACTCGGCGAGCGAAGCGTCGTAGGCTGCGAGCGCCGATTCGATCGGGTCGGCGGTCGTCATGTCGACGCCGGCCTCCCGGAGGAGATCGATCGGATAGCCGTGTGAACCCGATTCGAGGAACTCCCGGTAGGGCTTCGCGGCTGCCTCGCCCTCCTCCTGAATGCCCTCGGCGAGCGCGACCGCCGCCGAGATCCCGGTCGCGTACTGGTAGACGTAGAACGACCGATAGAAGTGGGGGATCCGCATCCACTCGCGGGCGATCCGGTCGTCGACCGCACTCGTCGCGTAGTACTCCTCCTTCAGCCCGCGATAGAGGTCGTCGAGTCGATCCGGCGTGAGCGCCTCGCCGTCCTCCACGAGCCGGTGGGTCTCCTTCTCGAACTCCGCGAACATCGTCTGGCGAAAGAGCGTCGACCGGAAGCGTTCGAGGTACTCGTTCAGCACGTGCCGGCGGAAGGTGTCGTCCTCGACGGTGTCGAGCAGGTGGTTCGTCAGGAGCGCCTCGTTGACCGTGGAGGCGACCTCGGCGACGAAAATCTCGTAGCCTCCATACACATAGGGCTGGGTCTCGCTGGCGAGCTGGGTGTGCAGCGAGTGGCCGAGTTCGTGGGCCAGCGTGTACATCGAGTCGATGTCGTCCTGGTAGTTCATCAGGATGTACGGCTGGGAGTCGTACGTGCCGCCGGAGTAGGCTCCCGACTGCTTGCCGACGCTCTCGTAGACGTCGACCCACCGGGAATCGAGCCCCTCCGCGAGCCGGTTCTGATAGTCGTCGCCGAGCGGCGCGACCGCCTCGATGACGTGTTCTTCGGCCTCCTCGTAGGGCACTTCGGGACTCTCGTCGTCGGCCAGCGGCATGTAAACGTCCCACATTTGAAGCTCGTCGACACCGAGCGCCTCTCCTTTGAGATCCGCGTGGCGCTGCAACAGATCGAGATTTTCATGTACTGTGTCGATCAGGGTGTCGTACACCGAGACCGGGATGTTCGCGCCGTCGAGCGACGCCTCGCGTGCGGTGTCGTAGTTGCGGGCCTCGGCGAGCTTGACGTCCGCTTTCACGCTGTTGTGGTGGGCCGTCCCCACTGCGTTGCGGACCCCGGTCCACTCGTCGTAGAACTGCTCGTAGACCTCCCGGCGGAAGTCGCGGTCGGGGCGTTTCTGGAGAGTGGTGAAGTTGCTCAGCGAGATCTCGACCGGCTCACCGTCTGCATCCTCGACCGCGGGGAAATCCATGTCGGCGTTCGTCAGGAGGCTGTAGACCTCGCTCGCCCCGCCCGTGACCTCGCTGAGATCCGCGAGGAGCTCCTCGATCTCGGCCGAGCGGGTATGGGGTTTCATCCGGAGCACGTCGTCGAAGTAGTGCTCGTAGGTCGCGAGTTCGGATTCTTCCTCGATCATCGCATCGAGCTCCTCGCGTGTGCAGTTCTGGAGTTCGGGTTCGATGAAACTCGCTGCGCTCCGTGCGTCGGTGGCAAGTGTACTCGCCCGCGAGGCGAGCGCCTGATAGTGCTGGTCGGCGGTGTCCTCGTCGCTGCGGAGCTTGGCGTAGGTGGCGACGTTCGCGACCTCGCGCATGAGCTCCTCGCGGGTTTCGAGGGTCGCGAGCAGGGTCGCGGCGCTCTCGGTCGTCCGGCCCTCGTAGGCCGCGAGATCGTCGAGGCGCGCCTCGATCGCGTCGAAGGCGTCCTCCCACGCCTCGTCCGAGGCGAAGAGGTCGTCGAGATCCCACGTGTACTCGGTCTCGATCTCGCCGCGTTCGGGAACCGAACTCATGGGCAAGCGTTGCGAGGGCACCGAAGTAAGCCTTCTCACACCGGAGCCGGTGGCGCAACAACGGCCGAAACGCTCCCCACGAAAGGCGGGCCGACGGAGCAGGGGTTCGGGGACCGAACGCGGCGATCGACGGCGTGTCTCGGTCGAGATCGCTCGCCAACCGTCAGCAATCATATGTGAACTATCGAATCCGAACCGCGCGGGACGACTGATACTGCGGATGGAGTGGGTCAGAGAAGCGTTCCGACGACCGCCGAGACGGTTTCGATGAACGACCCCCAGATCGAGACCCCCGTGAACACCGCGAGGAACGTATCGAGCGCGAAGAACGCGAACAGCGCCACGCCGAAGAGATGGGCCTTCCGGACGTCGATCCGATGGGCGAACCGATGGAAGAAGAAGGCGTTGGCGAGGCTCACGGGGATGATCGCGACCATCTCACCGACCCAGATGGCCGCGGTCGCGCCGTACTGGGCCGCGAGGCCGATCGTCACGAGCTGGGTCTTGTCACCGAACTCGCCGGCGGCCATCAGCAGGAAGATCGGGACGAACCCGCCCAGCGACTCCGAGAGGTCGTGCCCGAACACCGTCGGTGCGTCGATGCTCGGCGCAATGGCCGCGACGCCGCCGTCGGTCCGTCGAGCGACGCCCTCTGGACTATCCGCGTCGGGAATCGACCGATACAGCAACACGGCGAACAACAAGAACAGACACCCCGTCAGCACGTTGAGCACCGTCGGGGAAAGCGCGGTCTGTAGCGTCCGCCCGACGAGGATTTCGAGCGCGGTCCAGCCCGCGAACGCCAGGCCGGCGGCGCTCACGACGAGCCACGGCCGGAACTGCGTCGAGAGGCCGGCGATGATGTACTGCACCTTCTCGCCAGGCAACACCGCCAACTGGGCGACGAACGCGATCACCGCGATCTCCAGCCATCCCGTCACGTCCCACTCACCTCGATCGACGGCGGGCCGGTCGACCCGACTCGGCGGCCACGGATCGTCTCGGTGCCGCCGATCCGTTCGAGGGAGCGGATCGCTCCGAGACCGTCCTCCATCCCGTCGCTCGTCACACTCGAATTAGATAGCTCTAACCTTTTGTAGTTTGTCCACTAAATCGTCTCCCGCCCGACGATTGTTCGCTTCAGCAACCGATGCGCGGTCGCGACGTTCCGCGGCCGGGTTCGGAGCCGAACAGTGATCCCACTACGCAACAGCGTCGGTTCTTCGAGACCGATCCGTGATGAGGGTGGGGAACCCACTGACACCGCCGATCCGACCACGGAACGATTCACGGGGCAAACCCACCGATCCGGCTGGTTTCGACGAACTCGTCGTCGCTCGGCCGAACGGAGCAGCTGTGGGTGCGACTACTCGCCTGCGCCGATGACGTGGATCGCGTCGCTCGGCAGGGAGAGTCGGACCCGTTCGCCGTCAGCCAGTTCCAGGCGATCGTAGACGGGCGACGACAGCGTGACCCGAATCACGTCGTCGACACCCTCGGGAGCGACGTCGACGAGATAGCCGTCGCCCTCGAACACCACGCGTCGAACCCGTCCGAAGAGCGTGTTCCGTCGTTCCCGCACACCGCTCTCGACGACAGTGACGTACTCCGGCCGGATACAGAACTGGACCGTTTCGCCGATCTCGCACCCGTGATCGGGAGCGCCGAGTTCGAGGCCGCCCCATTCGAGGACGGGGCTGCCGTCCGCCTCGGCGACCCGTACCCGAAACAGGTTCGTGCTCCCGGTGAACGACGCGACGAACGGCGTCGCGGGGCGGGCGAACACCTCGCCTGGCGTGTCGCACTGCTGGATCCTCCCCTCGGCCATCACGGCGAGCCGGTCGCCGATCGCCGTGGCCTCGTGCTGGTCGTGGGTGACGTAGAGCACCGGGATCGAGAGCGACGCGAGGAGGGGCCGAAGCTCGTCCCGGAGCCGGCGCTTGATCGGCGCGTCGAGGTTGGCGAGCGGCTCGTCGAGCAGCAGTGCGTCGGGGTCGGCGGCGAGCGAGCGCGCGAGCGCGACGCGCTGGCGCTCGCCGCCCGACAGCGTCGCCGCCCGCTGGTCGAGCACGTCGGCGACCTCGAGCCTGGCGGCGAGCTCCTCGACGTTCCCCGCCGACGCCGCGGCGTACGCGACGTTCTCCCGGGCGGTCATGTGCGGGAAGAGCGCGCCGTCCTGAAAGACGAGCACCGTTCCGCGCTCCTCTGGCGGGCGACCCGCGAGATCCGCGCCGTTCAGCGTGACCGTTCCGGCGTCGGGCTCGACGACTCCCGCGACCGCCGAGAGGAGCGTCGTCTTTCCACACCCCGACGGGCCGAGCACCGAGAGCACCTCCGCGTCGACCGCGAGATCGATCGGTCCGAGCTCGAACGCGCCGTAGGACTTCTTCACCCCGTTGATCGTGAGCATCTCACTCCCACGGGTTCGACGCGACGGTGTTGAGCACCACGAGCGCGGCGATCGAGACGGCGACGAGTACGATCGCCACGGGGTAGGCGCTGTCGAGCCCCCCTTCGAGGAACGCGTCCCAGACCGCGACCGGCATCGTCTGTGGGTAGTACGCCACCATCACGGTCGCGCCGAACTCCCCCATCGCCCGCGCGAACGCGAGCGTCACGCCGGCGAGAACACCGGGCGCGGCGAGCGGGAGCGTCACCCGGCGCGCGGTCGTCCACCGTCCCTTCCCGAGCGACCGCGAGGCGTGTTCGAGGGTTCGATCGACGCCCTCGAAGGCCGCCTTGCCGGTGACGACCACGAACGGAGAAGCGACGAAGGTTTGGGCGAGCACCACCCCAGCGAGCGACCGCGTGAGCGGCATTCCCGCGGTGATGGCGAACGCACCGATCGGCGCGTTCGGCCCGACAACGGTGAGCAACACGATCCCGCTCACCGTCGGCGGCAACACCAGCGGCAGGATCACGACCGCGAGAACCCCACTCTTCCAGCGCGCCTCGCTCCGCGCGAGCCAGTACGCGAGCGGCAGCCCGAACACCGTGGCGAGGGTCGTGCTGATCGACGCCGACAGCAGCGAGGTGGTCGCCGCGCTCACGACCGCCGGGTCGGAAAGCGCGTCGAGGAGCGCCGTCTCGGGAACCGAGAGGAACAGCGACACCAGCGGCGCGAGGTAGTAGAGACACAGCACGCCGCCGAGCACCAGCGCCACCGTGAGCCAGTCGAAACCCCCGATCGCCGTGCGAGATCGATCGGAGCGCGTCGCCATCTCAGACCGGTCCCCTGTCGGCGACCGCCGACGATCGGTCCGCGAGACGACCGTTCTGCCGTGACGGCGACTGGCTCTCCTTTGCCCGGTCGGTCGTCCGTTTTACGCGCTGCGGGACGTTCCCATCGTAGGTCGGGAACCCCTCGCGGCGGACGAACCCGTGGTCGTCGAGATACGTTCCCGTACTCTGTGCGGCGAACACCGACAGCGCAGCGTCGCTCGTCCTGCGCACCGTCGAGCCGTAGCTGATTGGTCCGCCCGCGATCTCGTGGCCAGTCGGCAGCGAGTACGAAACGGTCGAGTACCACTCCTCCTCGTGGGCTGGCTCGCTGAGGTCGATCCGATCGGGCAGGGCCACGTACTCGTAGTCGCGCTCGACCGCCATGCTCCGGTAGGCGATCGCGGCGTCGATCGCGCCGGTCTCGAACCCGCTGATCAGCGCCGTCTCGGGGTAGATCTGGTTTCGCTTCAGGATCTTCCCCCCGAGGTTCGACGCGCCGTCGTAGTACCGCGAGGCGAGTTCGAGCACAAACAGCGCCCGATAGCCGAGCGGGTCGTGGTCCGGGTCGGTTCGTCCGAGCCTGACGTCGCCGTTCACGAGCGGCTCGTACCAGCGCTCTTTTCCTGCGTTGGCGAGACGTTTGCCGCCCTCCGTCTCCGGATTGTACGCGATCACGACGGCGTTGCTCGTAAACGTCGAATACCACGGCGGCGAGAGCGGTTCGTCGAACAGCGCCGTGTCGGCGACGCTCACGATGTCCGGGTCGCGCTTGCCCTCGTCGATCAGTCGGGCGACGGTCGCCGACCCGTGGGACTCGATCCGCACTGGGACATCGAGGGTAGGTTCGAGCCCGTTCGCCAGGGCGTTCTGGAGGCTCCCCGCCGCGAGGATCGTGACCGGCCCGGTGTCGCCATCGCCGTCGTCGCCGTCGACACCGCTCTCGCGGCCGCTGCCCACGCAGCCGGCCGCCCCTGCGAGCCCTACTGCTCCAACGCCCCCGAGGAACGCCCGCCGCGAACACGACCCCGGCGAGCGTTGTTCCGACGTGGACACAACACCGTTATTCGATCCGGACATAAAGCTCTTGCTCGCGGGTAGTAATGGATGGGTATGGACGCGGGATTCGAGGCGCGCCTCCGGGCCGACGGCGTGTCGTTCGAGGCGCGGGATGCGGCACTGTTGCGCGCCGTCGACGAGCATCACTCGCTCAACGCCGCTGCAGACGCGCTCGAACGGTCGTTCTCGCGGGCGCACGCCCGGATCACGGCCCTGGAGGAGGAGTTCGGCCCGCTCGTCGAGCGCCAGCGCGGCGGGGTCGGCGGCGGCGGCAGCGAACTCACCGACGACGCCCGCGACCTGCTCGCGCGGTTCGAACGTCTCCGAGCGGCGTACGCCGGTACCGCCAGCGTCGCGGAGACGGTTCTCGACGGGCGGATCACGGAACGCGACGGCGAGCTGGCGACCGTCGAGACCGCCGCCGGAACGGTGCGCGCGCTCGCCCCCGAGGCCGCAGAGCGGGTCGAAGTGACCCTCCGGGCCGACGCGGTCACGCTCCACGTACCCGACGACGTACCGGCGTCGGGCGAGATGAGCGCACGCAATCGGCTCCGTGGCGAAGCCGTCGATCTCGTCCCTGGCGAGACGATCGTTCGCGTCGGCGTCGACGTCGGTGCCGACGCCCCGCTCACGGTGCTCGTGACACACGACGCCCTCGGGGCGCTCGATCTCGCGGTCGGCGACCCGGTCGTGGCGTCGTTCAAGGCGACCGCGACACGCGCGACGGCTGCGGAACGCGCCGACGAGTAGCGTCTCTCGGCGATGGGACTTTTGTCCACCATCCCCCTGTGGCGTGCATGGACGACGCCGACCGCGCGCTGGGCCGCGCGTGGCGCGACGGGTATCCCTGGGAGTTCCTCACTCGACTGTGCGAGATCGACGACCGCCTCGGCGGCCACTCGGGCGAGCGCGAGGCCGCCGACCTCGTCGCCGCGGGTCTCGAACGCGCCGGAGCCGAGCCTTCGATCGAGACGTTCGGGATGCAGCGCTGGACGCGCGGCCGGACCGAGTTCGGTGTCAGCGTCCCCGCGGCGAACGATCTCGGTGGGGACGAACCGGTCGAGCGATCGTTCGAGGCGTTCGCGCTGCCGTACTCGCCGGGCGGCGACGTCCACGCACCCCTCGTCGACGTGGGTCACGGCACGCCCGACGAGATCGACGCCGCCGACGTCGCCGGGAGCGTGGCGCTCGCGAGCACCGACTCGCCGGCGGGCGAACGACGGGTCCACCGGATGGAGAAGCTCGGCCACGCCGCGGCCGCCGGCGCGGCGGCGTTCGTCTTCCACAACCACCGCCCTGGCCAGCTCCCGCCCACCGGAGCGCTCCGGTTCGATCACGCGGCCGCGATCCCCGGGATCGGCGTGAGCCACGAAACAGGTGAATGGCTCACGGAGTACGCCGACCGCGGCGCGGACGCAGCCATCTCCGTGGAGGCGACGACCGAGCGAGGCGAGAGCCGGAACGTCGTCGGCCGTCTGGGGCCCGACACCGACGAGGAGATCGTCCTGCTCGCTCACTACGACGCCCACGACGTCGCGGAGGGTGCGCTCGACAACGGCTGTGGGATCACGGTCGCGGTCGCCGCCGCCGGGATCCTCGCGGATCTCGATCTCGACTGCGGGGTTCGGGTGGCGGGGGTGAGCTGCGAAGAGCTCGGCCTGATGGGCAGTGCGGCGCTCGCGGAATCGCTCGATCTCGATCGCGTGCGGGCGGTCGTCAACGTCGACGGGGCCGGACGGTACCGCGATCTCCACGCGATCACCCATACCTCGGATGGGGTGGCGAGCGTGGCCGAGCGCGTGAGTGACGACACCGGGCAGCCGATCTCGGTGAGCGACCGTCCCCATCCCTACAGCGACCACTGGCCGTTCCTCCGCGAGGGGGTACCGGCGCTTCAGCTCCACAGTCACCGCGCGGACGAAAGCGGCCGCTGGGAGCGCGGCTGGACGCACACCCGAGCTGACACTCGCGACAAAGTCGACGTCCGGAACCTCCGCGAGCACGCGATGCTCGCCGCCCTCCTCGTCCACGAGATCACGACTACCGATCCCGGTTCCGTCGACACCGACGCCCTCCGCGAGCGACTCCGCGAGGACGGTGCGGAGCCGGGGATGCGCGCGGCGGGCGTCTGGCCCGACGACTGGGCGTGATCGGTGCTCGCCTCACCCGCGGAGCTTCTGGAGCGTGACCCATCCCGCCGCGAGGGCGGCGGCGAGCCCGATCGCGACGGCGACCGGCTGGCCCGAGCCACCCCACTCCCAGCCGAGAAACGTGGACCCGACAATGGCGACGATCATCACCGCAACCCCGACGACGGTGCCGATCGTCGACGTGTCGCGCTCGAACACTGACGACATAGCCGACAGTACGTGGTGACACGGGATAAACACGTGGACCGTTCGGCCACGGTTCGGGTGCGTGGCCCGCCGGGATCGTGACACCGTGGACGGAACCCACGGGATCGAGTGGAACCGGCCGGCCGTTTTTCGACCCTGTGTTCAGTCCCCAATGCCGTCTCGCACCGAGCCCGCGACCCGTCCGGCCGTCACGGCTGCGATCCGGCGCTGCTCGAAGACTTCGCGTGCGCTCGCGGCGGCCTCGGTGTCGACGCGGAAATCGAGGTCAGGATAGGCGACCTCGGTCAGCACGAGCGGCGCGGCGGGCGCGGGACCCACACCCTCGGGACCCGAAAGCGATGCAGGCGAGAGCACCCGATCGATCTTCGAGAGGGGTGCCACACCAGTCGCGATATTCTCGACGAGCGCGACGATCCGGCGGACGAGCTGGCGCGAGAAGCCGCCCGCCCGGAGCGTGAGAACGAGGAACTCCCCATCCGATTCGACCGCCGGAACGAGCGTGCGAACAGTTCCACCCTCGTCCGGCGTGAGGTTGTGAAAGTCGTGCTCGCCGGCGAGCATCGACAGCGCCTCGCGCGCGCGGTCGATGTCGACAGCGGGCGCGTGGAGGTGGTAGGTGTAGGTGCGGGCCGTGGCGTCATGGGTGGCGTGAAACCCCGCTGGTGCGTCTGCGGCCGCCCACGCCCGGATCGACGCCGGGAGCTCGCCGTTCAGCGCCGCCGGTGCCAGCCACTCTGGGGCCGCGAGCGCAATGGTTTGGGCGACCGCCGACACCCCACGATCGGTCCGGCCCGCGGCGGCGTAGCCGTGCGGCTTGTCGCCGGTCGCATCGAGCACGTCCAGCTCACGAAGCGCATCGAACAGGGCGTCCTCGACGGTCGGAACGTCGGGCTGGCGCTGGAAGCCGTGATACGGCTGGCCGTCGTAGGCCACCCGGAACGCGCGCAGCTCTCGACCGTCGTCGGCCATCAGGCGAGATCGTCGTCCGTCGGCCGCTCGCGCTCGCCGGGGAACCCCTCGACCGGCACCTGGGTCTGGTCGCCCGATTCCATGTCCTTCACCGTGACCTGGCCCTCCGCGAGGTCCTGCTCGCCCACGATCACCACGGTCTCGGCGTTGATCGAGTCGGCGTACTCCAGCTGCGCGCCGAAGCTTCGGCCGGCGACGTCGGTCTCGACGACGTGGCCCTGCGCCCGGAGATCGCGAACGACCCGGGCGGCCGTCGGGCGGGTATCGCCGACCTGGAGGACGTAGTAGTCGGTCGCGATCGTCTCCTCGGGCCAGACGCCCGCGCGCTGGCAGAGCAGCGCGAGCGGCGCGAGTCCCGGCGCGACGCCGACCGCGGGCATCGGCTGGCCGCCGAACCCCTCGATCAGGTCGTCGTACCGGCCGCCGCCGAACACCGACCGACTCACCTCGCCTGTGGAGTCGAAACACTCGAAGACGACTCCCGTGTAGTAATCCAGCCCGCGGGCGGTGTCGAGCGAGAGCGTGCAGTACTCGCGCGCGCCGAGGTCGTCGGCGGCGTCG
The genomic region above belongs to Halococcus agarilyticus and contains:
- a CDS encoding molybdate ABC transporter permease subunit — encoded protein: MATRSDRSRTAIGGFDWLTVALVLGGVLCLYYLAPLVSLFLSVPETALLDALSDPAVVSAATTSLLSASISTTLATVFGLPLAYWLARSEARWKSGVLAVVILPLVLPPTVSGIVLLTVVGPNAPIGAFAITAGMPLTRSLAGVVLAQTFVASPFVVVTGKAAFEGVDRTLEHASRSLGKGRWTTARRVTLPLAAPGVLAGVTLAFARAMGEFGATVMVAYYPQTMPVAVWDAFLEGGLDSAYPVAIVLVAVSIAALVVLNTVASNPWE
- a CDS encoding extracellular solute-binding protein, yielding MSGSNNGVVSTSEQRSPGSCSRRAFLGGVGAVGLAGAAGCVGSGRESGVDGDDGDGDTGPVTILAAGSLQNALANGLEPTLDVPVRIESHGSATVARLIDEGKRDPDIVSVADTALFDEPLSPPWYSTFTSNAVVIAYNPETEGGKRLANAGKERWYEPLVNGDVRLGRTDPDHDPLGYRALFVLELASRYYDGASNLGGKILKRNQIYPETALISGFETGAIDAAIAYRSMAVERDYEYVALPDRIDLSEPAHEEEWYSTVSYSLPTGHEIAGGPISYGSTVRRTSDAALSVFAAQSTGTYLDDHGFVRREGFPTYDGNVPQRVKRTTDRAKESQSPSRQNGRLADRSSAVADRGPV
- a CDS encoding TOBE domain-containing protein — protein: MDAGFEARLRADGVSFEARDAALLRAVDEHHSLNAAADALERSFSRAHARITALEEEFGPLVERQRGGVGGGGSELTDDARDLLARFERLRAAYAGTASVAETVLDGRITERDGELATVETAAGTVRALAPEAAERVEVTLRADAVTLHVPDDVPASGEMSARNRLRGEAVDLVPGETIVRVGVDVGADAPLTVLVTHDALGALDLAVGDPVVASFKATATRATAAERADE
- a CDS encoding M28 family metallopeptidase: MDDADRALGRAWRDGYPWEFLTRLCEIDDRLGGHSGEREAADLVAAGLERAGAEPSIETFGMQRWTRGRTEFGVSVPAANDLGGDEPVERSFEAFALPYSPGGDVHAPLVDVGHGTPDEIDAADVAGSVALASTDSPAGERRVHRMEKLGHAAAAGAAAFVFHNHRPGQLPPTGALRFDHAAAIPGIGVSHETGEWLTEYADRGADAAISVEATTERGESRNVVGRLGPDTDEEIVLLAHYDAHDVAEGALDNGCGITVAVAAAGILADLDLDCGVRVAGVSCEELGLMGSAALAESLDLDRVRAVVNVDGAGRYRDLHAITHTSDGVASVAERVSDDTGQPISVSDRPHPYSDHWPFLREGVPALQLHSHRADESGRWERGWTHTRADTRDKVDVRNLREHAMLAALLVHEITTTDPGSVDTDALRERLREDGAEPGMRAAGVWPDDWA
- the truA gene encoding tRNA pseudouridine(38-40) synthase TruA, which produces MADDGRELRAFRVAYDGQPYHGFQRQPDVPTVEDALFDALRELDVLDATGDKPHGYAAAGRTDRGVSAVAQTIALAAPEWLAPAALNGELPASIRAWAAADAPAGFHATHDATARTYTYHLHAPAVDIDRAREALSMLAGEHDFHNLTPDEGGTVRTLVPAVESDGEFLVLTLRAGGFSRQLVRRIVALVENIATGVAPLSKIDRVLSPASLSGPEGVGPAPAAPLVLTEVAYPDLDFRVDTEAAASAREVFEQRRIAAVTAGRVAGSVRDGIGD